The genomic DNA ATTCCTTACGGCAACAGAAACTGACACAGTGTGACGTGTAAAATGTTCCATGAGCTTCGATTAGATCGTCTCCTTCGAGCCCAGCCACTCGCTCCAGTGTGTCGATATTCTGACAGAACAGACACATTAATGTCAACACAGACAAAGTTATTTAATTTGGTTATGTTACATGATGTGCGTTTGCCTACCTGTGTGTAGCAGCGTTTCAGGAGCCCCTTGTCCTTCAGCATCTTCATGAAGTAGTGACAGATTGTTGGctaaacagaaataaaagtcagACAAGACAGGAAGCAAATCTTTTAGTTTTCTAAATGACATGACAATCATGAGCTGGTTATTTGGAAGTGCTTTGTGTACCTTGAACTGTCCCGGGTAAAGCTCCCTGGCCAAGGCGAAGAATGGCTCTGGATGTTTCTGAGACACAAGATGGTaacaaatataaaattgtattgtattgacACAAGATCGTAGATGTTATACATGTAGCTACCATTGGATGAGTGTAAGAGAATATAATGAGCATCTAGCCATAGAGGTCAAGCCAAGACACACTTGAGAAAAAAGGAATCATCAATGTTCCAACTTCAGAATGAAATTTAAGCTGAATCAGGATATAATTaaagattttgtgtttttctttgctccATTGACTTTTAGGGACCTGGGGCAGCTGTCATGTGCTGTTCCATGCTTCACACTTTATTAACCCACCTTAAAATAATCGATCTGGAAGATGGCCTCTGGGTGGGGAAGGTTATATTTCTGCAGGTTTGCATACAGGCCCGTTCCTGGTGAGCGGAAATCAGGGATTCCAGCGGCTGTGAAGAGAAAAGGTGTTATAGATTAACAATAAAgtatacataaatacatttagacacatgtgtgtgtttgtgtgcgtgtgtgtgtgtgtgcctgtatgtgtgtgtgtgtgtatatatatatatattatgtatataaagtatacacactcaaacacattgCTAAACATTTGAACTGATTTATTGGCttttaaatgcatatttcaTAATATTGAAGCTGAGATACTCACATGTGGATATTCCTGCTCCAACCATGCAGAGGATGTTCTGACCTGTGTGGATACAAAggaactttcaaaataaatatataataactgCACTGTGGTTACCGACTTTTATATTGTAAATCAATCCGCAATGGTCAGTCCTGATGGACAGGATGAATAGAAGCAATGAGACTCACATTTGCCACTCTTTATGTATTGAGCAACTCCTTCTAGAGTCAAGTCATCCAGAACTTTTTCAGTTGTGCCGAGGCCCAGAGTGCTTGAGAAGAGGTTACGTAGAAAGTCCACTGACAGGAACAGAGAAGATAATCATCAATAACAATCcaatttttgaaatatttcttAGTTGATAAACAACTACATGACGGAAAATCTTATATAAAACGTGTGGGGAGTGGTAGAGACCAGTAATGGCCAAATGTAACAAGTACAAAACATAAGAAATCCATAAATGGCAAAACTTAGCTCTTAATGCATGAAATAATACAAAGACTCGACAGGAGCAAAGCTGGATATTATCATGAATTATTTCGTGTTGATAACTTCACAGCATGTTACACATGAGCCATGTTCGTGTTTACATACtttctgtgtctcctgctgCCTCTTCCCCACTGCTGTCGTCGGATTGGTCCTATAAACAATCAATAATAATGAGTGACAGTATAAATTCAGACACAGTAAATACGGTGTGTTGTGAACATGAGAAGCTCACAGATCACTGCTTCGTTTGGATTAGATCAAAGCTGTGTGACAGTGGCCCATCTGCTAGCATCCACTTGCTACAGTTAGCTACAGATAAAAgctttcttgtttgtttgtttgttacctcTGGTTCCAGtgaaacctcctcctcttctttactATCAGGGAGTtctaacaaaacaacaaacaaacaatcaaatacTCCATCAAAGAAACAAGATCCTCAACAAGTATTTGTCTCTGTAAATGTCCGTGTTAGCTGCAAAGCTAGCTGAGCTCGCGCTGTGGACCGGCTGGAAACAGTAAGTAGGTCAGTTTCACATCAGACAGACATATTACCTGATGCATCAGACATTTATCCGTCCACTGAAACCCTTTAAACACAGGGGTTCAAATGACAACTAATGTATATTCACTAATTAACAAAGTTGTGACCGGTAATGCTAGCTCTCAGCTGGCCCGTCTTGTTGTTGTCCGTCAATTAAAAGGGTCCGGGATGATGTGACACAGTTCCTACGGAGTTTGTAGTTCCTACCGCAGAGAACCACCTGCTGTTCTGTTAAATGTCACATGAA from Limanda limanda chromosome 6, fLimLim1.1, whole genome shotgun sequence includes the following:
- the sirt2 gene encoding NAD-dependent protein deacetylase sirtuin-2, giving the protein MSDASELPDSKEEEEVSLEPEDQSDDSSGEEAAGDTEMDFLRNLFSSTLGLGTTEKVLDDLTLEGVAQYIKSGKCQNILCMVGAGISTSAGIPDFRSPGTGLYANLQKYNLPHPEAIFQIDYFKKHPEPFFALARELYPGQFKPTICHYFMKMLKDKGLLKRCYTQNIDTLERVAGLEGDDLIEAHGTFYTSHCVSFCCRKEYDLDWMKEKIFNDDIPKCDKCSSLVKPDIVFFGESLPVRFFTSMKMDFPRCDLLIVMGTSLQVQPFAGLVGRVSKSCPRLLINMEKAGQADPLFGLLGFGGGMDFDSDKAYRDVAHISTCDEGCLALADLLGWKVELEEMVKQDHAKIDSQDQKEKAGENSKAAAKTSSASVAPEPVKKEE